The sequence TAAATACTCTACTATAAAAGTACTAAGTTCATTTCTATTTTCTGCCGAAAACATCATTATCATGGTCAAATTTCCTGCACCTGCATCAACTTTTCTTGCTACTGGTGTTCCTGCATCATCTGGTAAATCATTCGATATTTTAGAAAGTTCCCTTTGTATTTCTGTAGTTTTTTCATCCGCATCAATTCCAAAATTAAACTCTACAACCACTGTTGATTTTTCAAATGTAGATGTTGATGATATCTTATCTATACCTTCTACATTTGGAAGTATCTCTTCTATCTTTTTAGTTATCTGTGTTTCTACGTCTTCAGCTACTGCTCCACTCCATGTAGTACTAATAGTTACCACTGGAATTTCCATATTTGGTAGTAACTCTGATTTCATTGAAAACATTGCCATTAAACCTATGAACATCATTGAAATCATAACCATGGTTGTAGCAACTGGTCTACGTATTGACAAACCTGCTAATGTCATTTATTGTCACCTCATCATTTTTTAATTATTTTACTATAGAAGTTTCCTCTACTTTATCTCCTTCTTCCAAGCCAAAAATGCCTTTTACTACTATCTTATCTCCCTCTTTTAATTCTGGCGAACTTATTTGTGTATATGGTAAATTAGTTGCACCAGTTTTTATCTCTACTCTAGTAGCTATGCCATTTTCTACCTTATATACATATGAAAGTAAATTTCTTACAAAAATTGCTTCATCACTTACAGAAAGAGACTCTATTTTTCCTGCTGGTATAGTTATGAATGAATACATTCCATCCTTTACGCTCTTTTCCTTATTATCAATAGACACTTTTATCATAAATTTCTTAGTATCAGAGTCGGCTATTGGATTTATCTCTACTATTTTTCCTGGTAATGTTTTATCTATATCAGGTACTTTTACCTCTACTTCTACCCCTAATTCAATTTCATTTAGCCATTCTGCTGGAAATCCTACATATGCTTCCATAGTACTATCATCTATTACAGTAAATACTGTTTCTGCAGCTGTTATCTTATTTCCAATCTTTCCAAATAAATTACCTATCGTTCCACTAATATCAGCTTTTCTGTATAATTTATCATAATCTGATTTTGTCGATTCATAATTGGCTTTTGCTGTTTCATAAGATCCTTTTGCGTTAATATAATTATTCTCATAATTTATATATTCAAGATATGAAACTAATTCTTCATCATATAATTTCTTAAATTTTTCATAATTATTTTTCGCTATCTCCATAGAAGCTTTACTTGAAGCATAATTAGCTTTTGCTGTAAAATAAGCTGATTCTGTAGCACTGTCAGTTAATACCATTACTAGCTCACCTTTTTTTACTTTATCACCATTTTTCTTTAATATTTTCTCTATTGTTCCACCTTTTTCAGTTTGATGATTAATTTTATCTTTAGGTTCTAAAACAGCATCACTTCTAAAAATTTGATTTATCAGTCTTGTTTTAACCTCTTCTGTCGTAACATATTTGGTAGGTTTTTCTATCACTTCTACCTTCTTTTCTTTTCCACATCCTACAAATATTAACATTAATATAAAAACTAAATATTTAGCTTTATTCATTTTTTCCTCCTAAATTACTATACGATAATTAATAATAATTAAAGTTATTAGATCAACATACTTCTATATTTTTCAAATGCATATAAGTAATCAATAACTACCTGATTATATCCGACTTTTGCTTCTCTAAGCTGTGTTTCAGAAGCTAAAAAGTCAATAGTTGAAATAAGTCCAGCTGCATACTTTTCCTTATCCATTTTATAATTTTCCATTGCTGCTTCTAAAGCTCTTCCTTTTGAATCTCTATCTTTTTCCATTCTTATTAATTCTAAATAAGCTCCAGTAACATTTATATCTATACTATCTTTAGAAATTTTTTCTCTCAACTCTTCTTGCTCTTGAGATATTTTAGCCACTTTATAATTATCATAATTCTTTCCAAATTCAAATACATTCCATGTTACTTGAACTCCTCCTCTCCATTCAGCATCATCCATTGTAGTATTGTACTTTCTTCTATCTGACTCCACTCCATAACTTGCAAAGGCACTAACTTGTGGTAACATATCAGCTATAGCAACTTTTCTTTGAGCATCAGCCATATCAACATATTTTCTAGCTACTATAGCATCTATACTCTCTGTAAGAGCTTGATTTAAATCAGATTGAAAATCTATATTTCTACTCAAATACATCGGAACATCAAATTCAACTACTGTCAACTCCTCTGTTTTTGGTAATCCTAATTTTAATTTTAAGTTTTCTTTTTGTACTGTTATTTGATTTTGAGTCCCTATAATTTGAGAATCTACTTCTAATATAGAATATTCTGTTTTTAAAAGATCAGCCTTAGTAATTAACTTTAAATCCAATTGAGCTTTCTGTTTATCATAAGTAGCTTTCAACTCTTCTCTAGATGACATAAGAGCCTCTAAATCTCTCTCACTTTTTACTATATCAGAATATATTTGGATTGTTTCTAATCTTACATTTCTTTGAGAATCTAAATACATAAGATCAGCAATACTTCTATATGCTTTTGCATATTGAATTCCTCCTAAAATTGCTCCTCCTTTAAAAATAGGCTGTGATATAGTTATTTTTTGAGTATATCCACCTTTAGCTTGAACCTCTCTTTTTGTCTCATTTTCCAATCTCTGACTAGGTTTTTCTTCAACTGTAATTTTTCTATCATACTCACTTCTTGAATATGATCCATTATAAACTACACTTGGTAATGCAGTCTTAAATGCTATGCCTAAATTTAATTTAGCCGTTTCAACATCTTTTTGTGATATTTGCATCTCCTTGCTATTATCTATTGCCATTTGAATAGCTTCCTCAAGAGTTAATTCTCTTGCAAAAACTGAACAACCTAGTAATAGAAATAATCCCAATTTTCTTTTCATAATCAACCTCCTAATATATTAAAATTTTTAAAATACTTTCCGATATTGCTTCTACATTTTTTTCAAATTCTTTTGATTGATATTTATTTTTAATATTATTTATATCCACTATATATCTATTATCTTTTTCAGAGAAAAAAAGAGTAAAAACTTTATAACTAAATATTATATTATTTATTATTTTAGAATAAACTCTAGCCTCTTCTCTCTTTAATTTTACAGATTCAGAATAAAATAAAATTAGCCTCTCTAATGCATCTAAAAAGATCTTATCTATTATTTTTAATAAGTCTATAGTTTTACTTTCTAAAATACCTCCATTTCTAAAAAGATTTAGTAGAAATAAATTATCTTTTAAATCATCATCTTCTAATTTTAACCTAGAAAGCACTATTTTTTTGATACTATTTGTCAAGCTTAATCTTTTATCTAAAAAATTTCTTTTATTTAATTTTTTAATTATCTCTTCTAAAATGCAGTCAACTACTGAACTCTTATTTTTAAAATATGTATAAAAACTGCCTTTAGCAATTCCCGCATCATTTGTAATATCTTCTACAGTTACATTATTGTACCCCTTTTCCAAAATTAGTTTTTTCATTGAATATATTATTAACTCTCTTTTTCCCACTTTATTCAACTCCATTTTAAAAGTATCTGAATTTATTTATTAATTATAAACTATAAAGTGACTTAAGAGTCAATATCTTTTTTTAAATTTATTGTAAAAACTACAAATTTTCTTTTTTCATCATATACAAAACTATACTCCAATTTTAAAAACTCTAACAAATTTTTTACTATTGAAAGTCCTAATCCAGTTCCACCATATTTCCTACTCCTAGATTTATCTATTTTATAAAACGGATTAAAAATTTTCTTTAAAATTTCTTCCTCTATATATTCTGAACTATTAGAAATTCTTAAATAATTTTCATTTAGTTCTACCTCAATTTTTTTATTTTCATCAACATATGTTATAGCATTAGTTATAAGATTATTCAAAATTATCTCCATAAACTTTATATCTGTTTCAATTTGAACATCATCACAATACTTTTTTAATTTTATTCCTCTTTGATTTATATCCAAATAATATTTTTCTAATATAATATTTAAAAGAGAATTTATGTTACATTTTACTAAATTTATTTTCCCATGTTTAAATCCAAATTTTAAATAATCATTTATATCATTTACTATCTTATTAATACTCATTCCTTCTTTATAAATAATATCATAAGTTTTTTTTATTTCATTTTCATTTATCATATCATCTTGTAAAGCCTCTATATAGCCATTTATTATAGCTATTGGTGTTTTTAATTCATGACCTATCGCCCTCATAAAAATTTTTTCTGTTTCTAAAATCTTTTCTTTTTCTAATAATTCTTCTCTTAACTTTTTATTTAAGAGACTTAATTCTTTTATATTATTCTGTAACTGCTTAGCAATTTTATTGATATTATTTCCTAAACTTCCCAATTCATTTTTAGATTTTATTTCAACTTCATCCGTAAAGTTTGAATTAGATATTTGGCTAGATACCTTTTCTAAAATTTCTATAGGTTCTGAAAACTTTTTAGAAAGTATATAGGAGACTAAAAATAATACTAGAATTATCAATAAACTATAATGTTTATAAATTTCCAACATTATTGCAGTTACAACACCTGGAACTATTGTCTCTCCCACTACTGCTATAATCTCATAATCAGATATCTTTTTTATCAAAAAAAAATGATTACTTACAGATGAAAGATTTACTGTTTTTATAACATATTCATTTAAATTCATATTTTTTATATCAAACTTACCTTCTGATTTATTTAATATCCTTAAAAATTCTCCTCCTCTACTTTTTTTCAAAAAATTTATATATTTAACATAAATCTCATCACCATTTTTACTATATTTTTTCTCTTCTCTATCTTCTTTTTTTATTTCATCAATATTAATAGTTTCTGCTACTTCAATTAAATCTCTTTTTTTATTTTCAGTTATATACTTATCTACATAAAAAAAATTAAAAAGATATATTAAAAGCAATGGAAGATAGGCTGCTAAACAAAAGTAAATAAATATCTTATAAAATATTTTCTTCATGCTTTCTCCTTTATAAATCTAATTTATACCCTATTCCTCTTATAGTTTTTATAGCATCCTTTCCTATTTTCTTTCTAAGATTTTTTATATGAGTATCTACTGTCCTATCATCTCCTAAAAAATCATACCCCCATACTTCATTTAATAACTTTTCTCTACTTAAAGCTATTTTATTATTTTTCACAAGATATATTAATAATTCATATTCCTTCGGAGCTAGCTCTATTTCTCCATTCATATTTCTTATACTGTGAGATGTATCATTTATTATTAAATCTCCTATCTCAGTTATGGAATCAGCTATACTCCCCACTTTCTTTAAAAGCGATTTCACTCTAGCTAATAAAATTTTATTATTAAAAGGTTTAGTAATATAATCATCTGCTCCCATCTCAAACCCAAATACTTCATCTTCACTATCATCTCTAGCAGTTAGCATAATAACTGGAATTTCTGTATACTTTTTTATTTCTCTTAAAATACTCCAACCATCTTTTTTAGGTAGCATTACATCTAATATAACTAAATCAAATGGTTTTTCATAGAAAAGTTTCAATCCCTTTTCACCATCTTCCGCTTCACTTACTTCATATCCCTCTTTAACTAGATACATTCTAAGTATATTTCTTATCTGTTCTTCATCATCTACTATCAATATTTTTCTCAATTTTTCCCTCCAAACATTTTCTCATTACATTCAATAAATTAGTATATATAACTATTGTGAATGAATTGTGATCTCTAATTGATACTATCATTTTACTATATTTTTCTCATTTTTACTCTTTTTATCTTGAAAATATTTGACTTTCACTACGAAAAGTGATATCATAATTGAAAGGATTACAATTTTATGTGATTTGAATATTAATTAGGAGGGTTATTATGGAATTAAAAGGAAGTAAAACTGAAAAAAATCTTATGACAGCCTTTGCTGGAGAATCTGAAGCTAGAAATAAATATAGCTATTATTCTTCAAAAGCTAAAAAAGATGGATATGTTCAAATATCTAAAATTTTCGAAGAAACTGCAAACAATGAAAAAGAACATGCTAAACTTTGGTTTAAATTATTAAAAGGTGGGGAAATTCCTTCTACAATAGATAATCTTTTAGATGCTGCTGAAGGAGAAAATTATGAATGGACTGATATGTATGCTACCTTTGCAAAAGAAGCTAGAGAAGAAGGTTTCATAGATATTGCAAAAGCTTTTGAAGGTGTTGCAAAAATAGAAAAAAGGCATGAGGAAAGATATAGAAAATTATTGGAAAATATCAAAAAAGAAATGGTATTTGAAAGAGAAGAGTCAGTAGCTTGGGAATGCATGAATTGTGGACATGTTCACTATGCTAAAAAAGCTCCTAAGGAATGTCCTGTTTGTAAGCATCCAGGTGGATACTTCATGATCGAACCTAAAAACTATTAAAATTATCCCTATATTCTCTAAATTAAAATAGGAATAATTTCAAAATTAGCTGAAGGTATCTCCTTACTCTTCAGCTTTTTTTTATTATATCAATGGTTTTTGACAAATCTACTATAAAAACCTATATAAAGCATAATTCAAAAAAAATCTTAAATAGGACAAAAATAAAAAAAAAATAAGTTATAATAGGAGTAAAGTTAATTAAAATACAACTGTTATACTTCTTCAAACTATTGTTTTTTAGTATCTCCAGAATATTTTTACTTTTTAATATTCCAATTACATACCAAAGTTTAAAATTAAAAAATTTAAAAATGTTTAAGTTTATTATTTTAGTAAAAATATAATAAATACTAAAAAATAAATATTTTGTCTTTTATAAGAAGAAATATAATTATTAAAGGAGAGAAAATGGATATAAAAAATTTTCAATATATCTTAGTACCAAATATTTTAAGAAATTATAAATGCTCATCTTCTGGTGAATGTTGTAAAAGTAAATGGAGAATAGACATAGATAAAGCTTCATATGATAAAACTAAACTCTTTCTTGAAAAAGAAAAAGAAAATATAGATGATTATATGGAAAAATCTTCAAATGGTGGATATGTTACAAAATTTGCTAATGGTTATTGTAAGCTTATAACTGAAGATAAATTATGTAGAGTTCATAGAGATTTTGGATGGGATTGTCTAAGTGATACTTGTAAAGTTTATCCTAGAATTTTAAAGCTTACTAGTAGAGGTATGGAAATGTCTCTTGTTTTTTCGTGTGCTTCATCAGCAAAATTATTATTAACAGAAGAAGAATTTAAAATAATAAAAGTAAAAAAAGAAGATTTGTTTTTTATGAAACCCCATACTGTAAATTTTATGATTCCTGAAAATAATCTTCCTACTTCCCCTGGATCTAGATATTTTGAATTAGAAGATTTTATGATTAAGCTTACTAATTTAAAAGGAGAATTAGGCCTTAAATTAGAGTACATGTATAAAATTTTACAAGAATACTATGAAAGTCAAGAAATACAAAAGTTTAATTTTGAACAAAAATTGCTTGAGTTCAAAAAATATCAAAGAAGTATAGTTGATGATGATAAAGTCAATGATATGATTATAAAGATTGTTTTAGAAAAAGAAACAGCTGGGTATAAATCAGTAGCAAATGAATATATAAATCTTTTTAAAAATTTAAAATTAAAGAAAGATTTAAAATCAAGTAGTGTCCATTTTAGAGAAAATTCATTTTCATTTTCATTAGAAGATCTAAGAGAGCTTAAACAAAAATGGAATCATAGGTATGAAAATGTATTAAAAAACTACTTATCTTGTTTTATTTTCAATAAAGAATTTTATAATTATATGCATTATCCTATGTTTAAAATGTTAATATTAGCTGTAATGTTAAAAACTAAAATTTTACTAAGTATTGAGTATTTAGGAAGAGATTTAACAGATGATGAATTGATCTTTGTAATAAAAACTCATGACAACGATTTCTCTCATGGAAGTAATTTTTTCTCAGATTTCTATAGTAGTGGAAAATATGAAATGAGTGTAGATGAATATATAAAAAAATTATTAACTGTATTGTATTAAAAGGAGAGAATATGAATATAAAAGTTAGGATATTATCTGATAAATTAGATTCATCTAGTTTATTAATTGAAACTAAAAATTTACAACTTGGGACTAAAGTATATACTTCACAATTCCCATTTACAAAAGATGTTGGTGTTTTAACTATTATTTCTGATTTAGATGAAAAAAATAATAATTTTCAACTCGTTGTTAAAGATTCTCAAGGTAACTTGCTAGGAAAAGGAAATAAATTTAGAGCAAAAATAAAAAGTAAGGAATCTAAAGATGGGATTTTAATATATAATATTAATAATGCTTA comes from Fusobacterium necrogenes and encodes:
- the rbr gene encoding rubrerythrin; translated protein: MELKGSKTEKNLMTAFAGESEARNKYSYYSSKAKKDGYVQISKIFEETANNEKEHAKLWFKLLKGGEIPSTIDNLLDAAEGENYEWTDMYATFAKEAREEGFIDIAKAFEGVAKIEKRHEERYRKLLENIKKEMVFEREESVAWECMNCGHVHYAKKAPKECPVCKHPGGYFMIEPKNY
- a CDS encoding response regulator transcription factor gives rise to the protein MRKILIVDDEEQIRNILRMYLVKEGYEVSEAEDGEKGLKLFYEKPFDLVILDVMLPKKDGWSILREIKKYTEIPVIMLTARDDSEDEVFGFEMGADDYITKPFNNKILLARVKSLLKKVGSIADSITEIGDLIINDTSHSIRNMNGEIELAPKEYELLIYLVKNNKIALSREKLLNEVWGYDFLGDDRTVDTHIKNLRKKIGKDAIKTIRGIGYKLDL
- a CDS encoding sensor histidine kinase yields the protein MKKIFYKIFIYFCLAAYLPLLLIYLFNFFYVDKYITENKKRDLIEVAETINIDEIKKEDREEKKYSKNGDEIYVKYINFLKKSRGGEFLRILNKSEGKFDIKNMNLNEYVIKTVNLSSVSNHFFLIKKISDYEIIAVVGETIVPGVVTAIMLEIYKHYSLLIILVLFLVSYILSKKFSEPIEILEKVSSQISNSNFTDEVEIKSKNELGSLGNNINKIAKQLQNNIKELSLLNKKLREELLEKEKILETEKIFMRAIGHELKTPIAIINGYIEALQDDMINENEIKKTYDIIYKEGMSINKIVNDINDYLKFGFKHGKINLVKCNINSLLNIILEKYYLDINQRGIKLKKYCDDVQIETDIKFMEIILNNLITNAITYVDENKKIEVELNENYLRISNSSEYIEEEILKKIFNPFYKIDKSRSRKYGGTGLGLSIVKNLLEFLKLEYSFVYDEKRKFVVFTINLKKDIDS
- a CDS encoding efflux RND transporter periplasmic adaptor subunit; the protein is MNKAKYLVFILMLIFVGCGKEKKVEVIEKPTKYVTTEEVKTRLINQIFRSDAVLEPKDKINHQTEKGGTIEKILKKNGDKVKKGELVMVLTDSATESAYFTAKANYASSKASMEIAKNNYEKFKKLYDEELVSYLEYINYENNYINAKGSYETAKANYESTKSDYDKLYRKADISGTIGNLFGKIGNKITAAETVFTVIDDSTMEAYVGFPAEWLNEIELGVEVEVKVPDIDKTLPGKIVEINPIADSDTKKFMIKVSIDNKEKSVKDGMYSFITIPAGKIESLSVSDEAIFVRNLLSYVYKVENGIATRVEIKTGATNLPYTQISSPELKEGDKIVVKGIFGLEEGDKVEETSIVK
- the fliB gene encoding flagellin lysine-N-methylase; the protein is MDIKNFQYILVPNILRNYKCSSSGECCKSKWRIDIDKASYDKTKLFLEKEKENIDDYMEKSSNGGYVTKFANGYCKLITEDKLCRVHRDFGWDCLSDTCKVYPRILKLTSRGMEMSLVFSCASSAKLLLTEEEFKIIKVKKEDLFFMKPHTVNFMIPENNLPTSPGSRYFELEDFMIKLTNLKGELGLKLEYMYKILQEYYESQEIQKFNFEQKLLEFKKYQRSIVDDDKVNDMIIKIVLEKETAGYKSVANEYINLFKNLKLKKDLKSSSVHFRENSFSFSLEDLRELKQKWNHRYENVLKNYLSCFIFNKEFYNYMHYPMFKMLILAVMLKTKILLSIEYLGRDLTDDELIFVIKTHDNDFSHGSNFFSDFYSSGKYEMSVDEYIKKLLTVLY
- a CDS encoding TetR/AcrR family transcriptional regulator; the encoded protein is MGKRELIIYSMKKLILEKGYNNVTVEDITNDAGIAKGSFYTYFKNKSSVVDCILEEIIKKLNKRNFLDKRLSLTNSIKKIVLSRLKLEDDDLKDNLFLLNLFRNGGILESKTIDLLKIIDKIFLDALERLILFYSESVKLKREEARVYSKIINNIIFSYKVFTLFFSEKDNRYIVDINNIKNKYQSKEFEKNVEAISESILKILIY
- a CDS encoding TolC family protein — encoded protein: MKRKLGLFLLLGCSVFARELTLEEAIQMAIDNSKEMQISQKDVETAKLNLGIAFKTALPSVVYNGSYSRSEYDRKITVEEKPSQRLENETKREVQAKGGYTQKITISQPIFKGGAILGGIQYAKAYRSIADLMYLDSQRNVRLETIQIYSDIVKSERDLEALMSSREELKATYDKQKAQLDLKLITKADLLKTEYSILEVDSQIIGTQNQITVQKENLKLKLGLPKTEELTVVEFDVPMYLSRNIDFQSDLNQALTESIDAIVARKYVDMADAQRKVAIADMLPQVSAFASYGVESDRRKYNTTMDDAEWRGGVQVTWNVFEFGKNYDNYKVAKISQEQEELREKISKDSIDINVTGAYLELIRMEKDRDSKGRALEAAMENYKMDKEKYAAGLISTIDFLASETQLREAKVGYNQVVIDYLYAFEKYRSMLI